Part of the Oscillibacter hominis genome is shown below.
CGCCACCTTGGACACCACCAGGTCCTGAAGTGCGATCCCGGAAGAGTCAAAGACCGTGATCTCCTCCTCGTCGGCCCGGCCGGGAAGGGCGCCGTCAATGAGCGCCCCGATCTCGCCCACAATCTCCTCCGGAGCCAGAAAGCCCTGGCGGATGGCCAGTTCACACTCGCCCACGGAAATTGCCTGGGCCAGGTCGTCCACGAAAATCCGGGCGTTACTGAGGATGGCTCCGTCCAGTTCCTGCTTGCCGGCCATATCCGCGCCCACACAGCTGAAGTGGGTGCCTGGCCTTACCCACTCCCGGCGGATCAGGGGCTGGTGGGACGGCGTGGCGGTGACAATCACGTCGCTGCGGCCCACGGCCTCCGCCAAGTCCTCCGCCGCCGCAATGGTATAGGGGGCCGTCCGCCCGCCGCCTAAAAGCCCCTCCACCGCCTGACGGATGGCACGGAGGCGGTCCGCGGCCCTGGACGGGCTGCGGGGGCTGCACAGCTCCACTGCGTCGATGCCCGGCATGGCCAGCAGCATGGCCGCGATCTGATAGGGAGCCTGGGCCCCCGCACCCACCATCAGCATCCGCCGGGACTCTTTCCGGGCCAGGTACTTTGCCCCCACGGCGCCCGCCGCTCCGGTGCGCATCCCGGTGACCGCCCCGGCGTTCAGCAGCGCCACCGGCGCACCGGTGGAATCGTCGAACAGCAGGGTGGTGCCGAACAGGGCCGGCAGGCCCTTTGCCTCATTGTCGCCGAACCAGGACACCAGCTTCAGGCCGTAGATGCCGCTTTTGGCCAGGTGGCCTGACTTGATGTCCAAATCCGCACGTTCCGGCTCAAACACATGGCACACCAGCGGAAAGAGGCTGCCGGCTCCGGTGGATTTCTGGCAGTAGGCCTCCTCCACGCCGCGGATGGCATCGGACATGGTGAGCAC
Proteins encoded:
- a CDS encoding ornithine cyclodeaminase family protein, whose translation is MSEVLILSQETIGRVLTMSDAIRGVEEAYCQKSTGAGSLFPLVCHVFEPERADLDIKSGHLAKSGIYGLKLVSWFGDNEAKGLPALFGTTLLFDDSTGAPVALLNAGAVTGMRTGAAGAVGAKYLARKESRRMLMVGAGAQAPYQIAAMLLAMPGIDAVELCSPRSPSRAADRLRAIRQAVEGLLGGGRTAPYTIAAAEDLAEAVGRSDVIVTATPSHQPLIRREWVRPGTHFSCVGADMAGKQELDGAILSNARIFVDDLAQAISVGECELAIRQGFLAPEEIVGEIGALIDGALPGRADEEEITVFDSSGIALQDLVVSKVAVDRAKERGLGITAEL